One window of Deinococcus reticulitermitis genomic DNA carries:
- a CDS encoding UvrD-helicase domain-containing protein produces MSSLPAHTFTEAQARAIFSEGSVAISAGAGSGKTRVLAERILNFLARGVRPAQIVAVTFTEAAAAELRERVTAVVGRRAEAEGGHWPALVTDLALMTVGTIHSLCARVAREHPVESGAGLGFRVLDELEARAWLEENLTPVLAEVQESERETLLAVPGKIRHAVLEALLDDPSSAREALRVAVAARTVDPSERAQRAWKAALPTWQAAVAALEKVSGPRGDVLEEMRSRAVTLGRQAPLLGQDLLAVREALREHSGRIGKGWAAPAKKEVNAALAVLGALAARDDLAGVAGEASAAHDRAVLALDRLFDHVSRRFAALKAEQEVATFADLESFADAALAHGPVRAYYTRRWTHLLIDEAQDTNPVQWRILSALAGEGVNLTVVGDEKQSIYAFRRADVQVFRAAQEEVQARAGEVIPMGTSFRTHAALVGILNAFFASLMAGPDEKRPTAARFEALSAHRFPSPLGEDAPCVEVYDIQGADVGAARAAEAQLLAARIQDLLYAGTPVYDRDLRGTRPLRLGDVAVLLRARTHLPTYEQALAAAGLPYVVHGGRGLYDRPEVQDAAGLLRVVADPTADIPLAAFLRGPHVCLTDQTLLDLARLREPGESLWDAAQRSEDPAVGQAAAWIQDWRGASVTLSASQLLMEADRVTGAALVHAAMPDGARRAANLARFRALLRSWAQAGVRDVVRVAGHLAALERLGAQEAEAVSPSPDAVQLMTIHGSKGLEFPVVIVADVLNQGGGPPPRVRFDAAAGVALRLPGVEGDLPDWEALEALAEERELSENERVAYVAFTRAADLLVLLAPGNLGAAARKRFETFVAHLPPEGVTLTYAAATEVRAPRPLPPAAGSGPLRLDVATGPGVILPGTLPVTSLGTYLQCPRLFAYRHLEGREGLVSLWSEREAAERSNPEGRLAGRQIGDAVHRALEHGWDRAAMRERFGYFASADFQTVVTLVEAMAGEAFSELRGRPFEREKAIQVPLGRVTFEGIVDAFDPEGALVLDYKTDKEVRPEHHLPQLALYAHHLGAREAALAYLRHGALHTFTAEELERGLAAVQDTARRMEALDFAPTPSASACRMCSFRGVCDAAVGERS; encoded by the coding sequence GTGAGTTCCCTCCCCGCCCACACCTTCACCGAGGCCCAGGCCCGGGCCATCTTCAGCGAGGGCAGCGTCGCCATCTCGGCGGGGGCGGGCAGCGGCAAGACCCGCGTGCTGGCCGAGCGCATCCTGAACTTTCTCGCCCGCGGCGTGCGGCCCGCGCAGATCGTGGCCGTGACCTTCACCGAGGCCGCCGCCGCCGAGCTGCGCGAACGGGTGACGGCGGTGGTGGGGCGCCGCGCCGAGGCGGAAGGCGGGCACTGGCCGGCGCTGGTGACCGACCTCGCCCTGATGACGGTGGGGACCATCCACAGCCTGTGCGCCCGGGTCGCGCGCGAGCATCCGGTGGAAAGCGGGGCCGGCCTGGGCTTCCGGGTGCTCGACGAACTGGAGGCGCGGGCGTGGCTGGAGGAGAACCTCACGCCGGTGCTCGCGGAGGTGCAGGAGAGCGAGCGCGAGACCTTGCTGGCAGTTCCCGGCAAGATTCGCCACGCCGTGCTGGAAGCGTTGCTGGACGACCCGTCCTCCGCGCGGGAGGCGCTGAGGGTGGCGGTGGCCGCCCGGACGGTGGACCCCTCGGAGCGGGCGCAGCGGGCCTGGAAGGCGGCGCTGCCGACGTGGCAGGCGGCGGTGGCGGCCCTGGAAAAAGTCTCGGGGCCACGCGGAGACGTCCTCGAGGAGATGCGGTCGCGCGCCGTGACGCTGGGCCGTCAGGCCCCCCTGCTGGGGCAAGACCTGCTCGCCGTGCGGGAAGCGCTGCGTGAGCACTCGGGCCGCATCGGGAAAGGCTGGGCGGCCCCGGCGAAGAAGGAGGTGAACGCGGCGCTGGCGGTCCTCGGGGCGCTGGCCGCGCGGGACGACCTCGCGGGGGTGGCGGGCGAGGCCAGCGCCGCACACGACCGGGCGGTCCTCGCGCTGGACCGTCTCTTCGACCACGTCTCCCGCCGCTTTGCCGCCCTGAAGGCGGAACAGGAGGTCGCCACCTTCGCGGACCTGGAAAGTTTCGCGGACGCCGCGCTCGCGCACGGGCCCGTGCGGGCCTACTACACCCGGCGCTGGACGCACCTGCTCATCGACGAGGCGCAGGACACCAACCCCGTGCAGTGGCGCATCCTCTCGGCGCTGGCGGGGGAGGGCGTGAACCTCACCGTGGTCGGCGACGAGAAACAGAGCATCTACGCCTTTCGCCGGGCCGACGTGCAGGTGTTCCGCGCGGCCCAGGAGGAGGTGCAGGCCCGGGCGGGAGAGGTCATTCCGATGGGCACGTCCTTCCGCACGCACGCGGCGCTGGTCGGCATCCTCAACGCCTTTTTCGCCTCGCTGATGGCAGGACCGGACGAGAAGCGGCCCACCGCCGCGCGCTTCGAGGCGCTCTCCGCGCACCGGTTCCCCTCGCCGCTGGGCGAGGACGCCCCCTGCGTGGAGGTCTACGACATCCAGGGAGCGGACGTGGGCGCCGCGCGGGCCGCCGAAGCCCAGCTGCTCGCGGCAAGGATTCAGGACCTGCTGTATGCGGGGACGCCCGTATACGACCGCGACCTCCGGGGCACGCGCCCGCTGAGGCTCGGCGACGTCGCCGTTCTGTTGCGCGCGCGCACGCACCTGCCGACCTACGAGCAGGCCCTGGCCGCCGCGGGCCTCCCGTACGTGGTCCACGGGGGACGCGGCCTGTATGACCGCCCGGAGGTGCAGGACGCCGCCGGGCTGCTGCGGGTTGTGGCCGACCCCACTGCGGACATTCCGCTCGCGGCCTTCCTGCGCGGGCCGCACGTGTGCCTGACCGACCAGACGCTGCTCGACCTCGCGCGCTTACGCGAACCCGGCGAGAGCCTCTGGGACGCCGCGCAGCGCTCGGAGGACCCGGCCGTGGGGCAGGCCGCGGCCTGGATTCAGGACTGGCGAGGGGCGAGCGTGACCCTCAGCGCCTCGCAACTCCTGATGGAAGCCGACCGGGTGACGGGGGCGGCGCTCGTGCACGCGGCGATGCCGGACGGCGCGCGGAGAGCGGCGAACCTGGCGCGCTTCCGCGCCCTGCTGCGGTCCTGGGCGCAGGCGGGCGTGCGCGACGTGGTGCGGGTGGCCGGGCACCTCGCGGCGCTGGAGCGGCTCGGCGCGCAGGAGGCCGAGGCCGTGAGTCCCTCGCCCGACGCCGTTCAGCTCATGACCATTCACGGCTCCAAGGGCCTGGAGTTTCCGGTCGTGATCGTGGCTGACGTGCTGAACCAGGGAGGCGGCCCGCCGCCGCGGGTGCGCTTCGACGCGGCGGCGGGCGTGGCCCTGAGGTTGCCCGGCGTGGAGGGGGACCTCCCGGACTGGGAGGCGCTGGAAGCCCTGGCCGAGGAGCGCGAACTCAGCGAGAACGAGCGGGTGGCCTACGTCGCGTTTACGCGCGCCGCCGACCTGCTCGTCCTGCTCGCGCCCGGCAACCTCGGCGCGGCGGCCCGCAAGAGATTTGAAACCTTCGTGGCCCACCTGCCCCCAGAGGGCGTGACCCTGACCTACGCGGCCGCCACGGAGGTGCGCGCGCCGCGTCCGCTGCCTCCCGCGGCGGGCTCCGGTCCCCTGAGGCTGGACGTAGCGACGGGGCCGGGCGTGATCCTGCCGGGAACCCTGCCCGTGACCAGCCTGGGCACCTACCTCCAGTGCCCGCGCCTCTTCGCCTACCGCCACCTCGAGGGCCGCGAAGGGCTGGTAAGCCTGTGGAGCGAGCGGGAGGCCGCCGAGCGCAGTAACCCGGAAGGCCGCCTCGCCGGACGCCAGATCGGCGACGCGGTGCACCGCGCCCTGGAACACGGCTGGGACCGCGCGGCGATGCGCGAGCGCTTCGGGTACTTTGCCTCCGCCGACTTCCAGACGGTCGTGACGCTGGTGGAGGCGATGGCGGGCGAGGCCTTCTCGGAGCTTCGGGGCCGCCCCTTCGAACGCGAAAAGGCCATTCAGGTGCCGCTGGGCCGCGTGACCTTCGAGGGGATCGTCGACGCCTTCGACCCAGAGGGCGCGCTCGTGCTGGACTACAAGACCGATAAAGAGGTGCGACCCGAGCATCACCTGCCGCAGCTCGCCCTCTACGCGCACCACCTCGGAGCGCGGGAGGCGGCCCTGGCGTACCTGCGCCACGGGGCGCTGCACACCTTCACGGCGGAGGAGCTGGAACGGGGCCTCGCCGCCGTGCAGGACACCGCCCGGCGGATGGAAGCCCTGGACTTCGCGCCGACGCCCTCCGCGTCCGCCTGCCGCATGTGCTCCTTCCGGGGCGTGTGCGACGCGGCGGTAGGGGAGCGCTCATGA
- a CDS encoding DUF1788 domain-containing protein, with amino-acid sequence MTASKALLQKYRAHLELRWPTHLSATERVWIAVYDPGDERRIRAALPEFGMATEAAGVHWAHIDLTTEFAAWMNAHPYRDAYFREPDLLASTLPDFEEHLLGHLRAALAALPERSVAGVTGAGALFGLTRISRVIERAAPALRGRMLLFFPGSLEGHNYRLLNARDGWNYHSVPLVP; translated from the coding sequence ATGACGGCCTCCAAGGCGCTGCTCCAGAAGTACCGCGCCCACCTGGAACTCCGCTGGCCCACGCACCTCTCGGCCACCGAGCGGGTCTGGATCGCCGTCTATGACCCGGGGGACGAACGGCGCATCCGGGCGGCCCTGCCGGAATTCGGCATGGCGACCGAGGCGGCCGGCGTGCACTGGGCGCACATCGACCTGACGACGGAATTCGCCGCGTGGATGAATGCCCATCCCTACCGGGACGCCTACTTCCGAGAGCCCGACCTGCTCGCCTCGACCCTGCCGGACTTCGAGGAGCACCTGCTCGGGCACCTGCGCGCTGCCCTGGCCGCCCTGCCCGAGCGCAGTGTGGCGGGCGTGACGGGGGCCGGCGCACTGTTCGGGCTGACCCGCATTTCACGGGTCATCGAGCGCGCCGCGCCCGCCCTGCGGGGCCGCATGCTGCTGTTTTTCCCCGGCTCCCTCGAGGGCCACAACTACCGACTACTGAATGCCCGGGACGGCTGGAACTACCACTCCGTGCCGCTGGTGCCTTGA